The following is a genomic window from Parus major isolate Abel chromosome 14, Parus_major1.1, whole genome shotgun sequence.
CAATGGTGACCTTGGTGGCCTCAGTGCTAGCATGGAGGATGGTGGAGGTGAAGATGTTCTGTAGGAGGGGACAGCATGAGCTCAAGGTGACCAGATAACATGGGACCCCCcactcctgccctccccaccaGATCCCACCTGTGTGACATTGAACACCACATAGGAGTAATTGCCCTTCTCAAAGGTGTCCAGGCTCTCGCCATCGTCCCAGAAAAGGTCACCCCAGGCAGTGGCATGCGAGGACAAGGCCACGATGAGACGCAGGGGGTTCCCTCGGGTCACCTCTGTGGTGGTTCCTGGTTTCTGGGGTTCAAAGACATGGATTCTGTAGGACCACGACCACTGGGGATTGGGGTCCAGGAGTTGAGGCACTGGGGGACACACACACTGTGGACAGcccccagggaggtgatgggtGGTCACTCACCTGGGTGGGCAGGATGGAACCTTCCCGGATGTGCAGGTTGAGGTGCTCCAGAGGGGCCGACATCTTCAACATCTCCCCACTGCTGTTCACCGAGGAGCCCTGGGCAGGTGGCGAGAAACATGGGTGTGAGGCAGCAGGGCTCAGGCACAGGAACAGCCATCCCCAACCCTCCCTGCCTTAGGGCTCACTGGCCTCAGCCAGGGCTTCCCACCCACAGCCCCGAGAGGGTCAAGCAGGGATCACCCAGCCCTTGGCCAAATGCTGTGATGCTCCTCACCGTGTAGAAGTCATACCACGTGCCTTGGGGGACGTAACCTGTGACTGAGTCCACCCCGGGCTCCAGCACTGGTGTTACCAGCAGGCTCCGGCCCCACAGGAACTGCCTGTCCAGTTCCCACGTGGCCACATCCCAAGGGAAcctgcagagggatggagacGCCGCTCGATCGAGCGCATCTCCGTGATTCAGCCCAAGCatgtccccagctcctgctgggcgTGGCCTTACTCAAAGAACAAGGGCCGGGCGACAGTGTCCCCTTGCAGGTGGGCACGGTGGAAAAGGGTGtagaggaagggcaggagggaatAGCGGGTCAGCAGCACATCCTTCATGGCTGTCCTGGCTGCGGGGCTGAACGCTGTTGGGTCCTGGGCCTGGGGGAGACGTGGGCAGTCAGCAGCTGTCCCACCCCCAACCCCACCTCCTGCCTCCCCCATTCCACATCCCAAATCTTGCATCCCACCCTTAGGATGCCTCCCACTGGGCACACTGCTCTTGACCTTTTTGTTCTGGTTGTGGTTGCGAGCAAAGGGGTAGAAGGCACCGAGCTGCATCCAGCGGGTGCACAGCTCCTCCGAGGTGCTGCCAGAGAAGCCGCAGATGTCTGCCCCGACCAGTGGGATGCCAAAGAGGCTGAAGCTCAGCAGCCCTGAGAGCAGGGACAGTCAATAGGGCACAGCTTCAGAGACATCTCCAAACGAACAGAAAGCTCTAGGAGTGctggcaggggctctgtgcCACCCACCTGGAATTGAGTAATACATGTCCTTCCACTGGCTCCGGTTGTCACCCAGCCAGTGCCCCGAGTACCGGCCCTGGCTGGGGAATGTGGAGCGGGAGATGACGAAGGGACGCTTCCCCCGGATCTTGATCAAGGCGCTGGAAAACaacaggagagctgggggaagaaggtAAGGGCAGCCCTCCAGGTGTTTTCCTTATCCCACAACAGTTGAGGGAAAATTCCACCCCCTGGCAGAGGGGTGGAGAGTCAGTCTGAGCAGTACGGCAAAAGCTTCCAGCAGGACCAGTCTCATTCACCCATTCCTCCCAGAGCAGCGCCAATTCCAGTCTTCTCCCAGGTTATTCCCATCCCAGAGGCTATGAGCAGTCAGAGGTTCTCCCCTTCAGATCACACTCAGATCCCCATCCGTTTCCTACTCAGCTCTGAGAAGGATTTTGTCCCAACCATCCCCAGGCTGTGAGGAAGCAGGATGCTCTGGTACCTTGCTGTGACTTTGGCTTCCATCAGCCCATAGAGGTTGTGGAGGTTGTAGTGCACCGAGACTTTCTGCTTTGCCGAGGCACACACCGTCTTTGCAGAGAGGGAATCGCCCAGCACGGCTGCCAGGAGGGAGAGTCCAGTTGGACCCAGTGGAGGTGAGGTGCAGGGGATAAGGACTCCTCACACTCACTGGCTCTGGGTCAGCCCTCCCACAGCCAGCTGTCACTGCCAACCCAGCACAAAAAGCTCATGCAGATGGCCCCATCCTGCACCCTGACATGGCCCTAACAAGTGTGCATGGCTTAGATATGGATACTGGCACATGAAGGTAGGGATGGAGGAATTCAGGGTGTTAAAGAGACACAAGGTCtcttagaaatgtttttcctctaaCCCCACTCAGTTGGCAGCAATCTGAAAGTGCACAACCTACCTGAGATGTATCTCATCTCCCTGCTCACCTGGAGTGTAGGGTGGGCTGTCGAACTCTCCTGGGGGGCAGCCATGTTCAGACCCATCCATGAAGTTGGATGGCTCATTCATGTCCTAAGCCAAGAAAATTGTGCAGCAATTTCAGCTGCGTGTGTGTTTTTTTTGATTAGTGGTAgacctggaaaagctgcatttgAGGGAGAGTCCTGCCAGGACACACACTGGGcatgagctgagctgctggcagggatcAAACCTTGGGCAAGGAAGGACTTACGATCCAGAGGCCATCAAAGGGCACGTGGGCATAGAAGTGCTGCAGGTTCTCCAGCCACCACTGGTGTGTGTCTGGGTTGGAAAAGTCTGGGAAGGCAGTGAAACCAGGCCAGACCTGTGGGGACACCACAAATCCATGGGTTCAGCAAGCAGGTGATTTGTGGGGAGCCACCATGGGGAACAGAGTACCACAGAACACCAAGGATTTCAGCTGGGGGCGAAACAGGCAATGAGATAAACCCAGACAATGCTTCAAGTCCTGGGTgctacacacacacagcatCACTCCCACCTCCATGGCACCGGGAGTACCGGGTGCTGAGGAGTCCCCACAGTCTGTGGGCAGGGCCAGctgatggagcagctgctctgcccccaCTTGCACAAGGCCTGATACCACCTCACCAGGAGTATGTCAGGGAAAAGCCATAACTTCTCTGTGCTTTGCCTCATTTCAAGAGTTTTAGctgatttgttttcctccatATTTTCAGGCTACATTAAAAGCTTGGGGAGGGCGAGAGAGAGCAGGTGGGAGAAAACAGCCAGAGGGGTCACAGTGGGAGggaacagctgcagagcaggtcTGGAGGCACACTGTTCATCACAGACAACCTCCCCTCACCCCAGAaacaggaagggagggaaatcAGATGATCAGCCTTAGGCAGCACTGCTGACTCTGTTAAGCTCATATGACTTCCACAGGCTCCTCTGCTGAACTCCAAGCGCTGGTGAAGACACCAGGAGGTGACAGATGAGGAGGACAAGGGCTGAGCCAGGCTCTGGCAATTATCCCAGAGAAGTTCCTTGGCTACTTGGCTTTCCCTCTATTGTGATGAAATCCCAGCCCTGGTATTGCACAACCCACTGGGCTGGGATTTCCCCCGGAGCTCCTCACCTGTCCGATGAGTGGCTGCCCTTGTGTGGTGTTGAGGAACAAGCCCCGTCTCAAACCTTCATCATAAGGCCAGTAGGAGCCAtgagggctggtgctgctgatgCCAGGatcctggggatggagcagggggTTAGTACCATTCCAGACAGaccacagctccttccagagCCAGACCGGTGTGATTCACAGAAGAGAATCCAAACAGAGTCAGCCAGAGCCCACACAGAGCGGCTGTTTCCCCCCAAGGGGAAGAGAAACTTGCTTCAACATTTTCAGGCATGTTTTCTAAAATGCCACTTCTGCAAGTCCCCAGGACCCATTACAgcattttggggagggggggacaAATACAAGAAATCTTGCTCTTATGCAAGAAATGTCAGGTCATGGACAGGCTTGGGCTACTACAGAGTTCAATGAGGAGAAAATCCAACTTTCCCCTGCAGGGATCTGCTGATCCTTGCTGCGCCAGCAAGCAGAACCCAGGGAAGAAGGGACATCACAGCCAGGTCACAAGATCCCATCACTTGTGGGGATGTGAGGGCACCTGAGCTGAGCACCCACAAGTAAAACTGCCTGACCCACAGTTCCTCCATTCCTTCTCTCACAGGGGTCAGGGCCATGCTTGTAtccacagaaaaacaggagCACAGCACAAGAACCTGGCCGTGTTTCTGAGGTCCCTGCTTTAGGGGATTTCCAACCACAGTTTACAGTGCCTGACCAGCACAGGGAACTGGCCTCCTACAAAAACCCCCAGGGCCAAGAATGACCAGCTAGGACCAGGAGCATCCATTATAGCCTTGTCTGACATCCCTGCAGCAAATACAGCACAGTGGGAGAAGAGGGGCAATACCAAGATCATAACGTAGTGCTGCCCGTGTTTGTGTAAGTCTTCCaccagggaggggagggaagaaaactTCTGGGAATCCAAGGTGAAGTCCCGGTACCCATCCATGTAATCAATGTCATTCCACTGTGCATCCTGCAGAAAAGAGGCTCAGGAATGGGTGATGGAGACTGGACCCTCTGCCCCACAGGCCCAGGGAATTACCTGGGGGATCTGGTAGTTCCTCATGGCTCTCACGGTCTGCCACGTCTCATTGCTGGACCCATAGCCCCAGCGGCAGAGGTGGAAGCCAAGAGCCCAGATGGGTGGCATGGCTGGGAAACCTGCAGTGGGACAGTGGGAGCATGGATGGGGTTTCCCAAGATGACAGCTGCATCCCAAAAGGATGGGAAGGTAAGGGGAGAAGGAGGATAAAAGGTGATCACTGCCCACAATgtgctggaagggctgggaatgggatggcTGGAGGATGCTGATCCCTCCCCAGCTGAGAGGGTTGGGGATGGTGGTGAAGCTGGGGTGAGACAGGGATGTGGGCCTGAAGAAGGTGCCTGCAGATAGCTGTGTTGGGGTGTGGACACTTACCTATCACCTGCTGGTACTGCTGGATGACCATGCTGGGATCAGGCCCCAGGAAGATGTAAAAATCCAGCACCCCTCCAATGGTCCTCCAGGTCAGgcctggagcaggctgcagagccacCTCTTTGAGTGGGATGgtagaaagggaaagaggagagaaaaaggtaGTGACAATTGGAAAGCAACCTCCAGACCTTAGTCCCTATGATGGGGCCCAGGCAGCACCACAGGCAACACTCAGGGGAATAGAGAAATCCCTGCCTTGCATTCAACAGATGCTAAATGGGTGTCTGGAAGCTTAAATCATCACAGCCCAGAGAGATCATGGGTTTATGCTATCTTGAAAAATCTGCTCTTTAAGCTCAAATCTGTGCCAGCTTCCACTGCTGAACCAAGACTAAGCACTTAAGTGCAGTGCTTTCCTTCACGTCCTTCCCTGAAATCCCTTTCTAAGTGAATTGAGAGCCACTTGTACAAGCAAGCACGTGGGAGTCAGGCCTTTCCTGGGAAGGGCTCTTCACATGGAAGAGCCTTTACACCTCAGCTGAGGTGGCTGCATCTCAGAGGAGCTCCTCCTCAGCATCATCACGGcaacagagctgagcacagctggagcttcCGGAGCCCCGGTGTGAGCAGCATCATCCCAGCTGGCTGcaagaggcagctgctgggagcaacGGGTGGTCCTGGTGCCGCCCCTGACATGgcaggagccctggggagctgctgtgttaTCACAGCAGCTGGCACACACGGGCAGATCCCATGGCCACAGCTGGCGCAGCACGGCTGGGGAGAGCGCGGGTGACAGATGGCATCCCCCGCTGTGCCCCAGCCGTGCCCTGCTGCCGGGCCTGGGGGCAAGGACACTTCGGTGGAGGGGGAATGGGCACGGACCTGCATGCAAGGGATTTGCTTTCCTGATGGCAACTCAGCTGGATGTGTGGTTAAACTGCTCGGCAGTTGCTAAAGAGCCTCGGCATAGCCAGGAAACAGATGGCTGCGCCCAATAACGGAGCCATCAAACCACATCTTTCCCTTTTATGGCTTCCTCTCACTCCAAGTTCCCAAACTGGTCACTCTGGCAGCTCCCATCTGTCCCAATCTGCCAGGTCCTCCACCATGGACAAGCCAGCCTGGGGTTCCCTGGACACCTACCCATGGCATTGCTGTTGAGAAGGAAAACACCATGAGCATTTCCACCCTCCTCCATCAGCAGGTAGAAGGGGTGGGCGCCATACAGGTTGAACGATTCCTGCAAGGAGAGGTGCCCGGTAAGACAGCAAAGAGAGCAAAGCACAAGAGCCCCATGTCAGTGCAGGTGAATAAACCCTGAGTTGCATATGCTGCCACCACCTAACCCAGCATCTGTCACTCCTCTGGAGAGTAAGGCAAGGAATAAGGATAGGTTTGGAGCTTAAGGCCAGGGGAGGCTGCttcttcctccagctcagggGCTGCTACTGAGCTGGGCTGGATGAGGGGGAAACCTCCTGCCTCACCACAACACATTGCACGAGGAGCAGGGTGGAGCGGAAACACCCAGCGCCCTTGGAGTGCCAAGAGCATTTTGCAATTGCTCTGAAATCCTCCCCAGCACATACCTGCACATATCAGCCTCAGCCatcctcagcctctcccagtgctgctgcccacccctgCCATGCTTTCCCAGGGCTTTTCCAAAGCACAGGAGAGTGGCACTGCTGCCCTCACGCCCTGCACCCCTACAGGGAGAGGTCAGATGTACCGTGGGAGAGACGTCGCGGGCCCACAGTGTGAGGGTGTTCCACTCCACGCTGTGCACGAGGCTGCCACGGTGCTCCCCCAGCCCATAGAGGAACTTGGATGGGAGAGATGTGGATATCTGGAGAAACTGGTCAGCAAAGATCAAGGGGGCCACAGTGGTGTTTAGCCTGCCAGGGTGACACCAAGAAAGAGAGAGGGTCAAGAGAGGGTTCTGGGACTCATTAGGATGCATTTGCCCATCAGTAACTGATCTTTTCCCTCTCAAAGCATCTCCAGGGGCACTCTAGCAGCACATCCCACCCTGCATCCAGCCCAAACACCTTGGCCCAGGAGCAAATTCAGGTCTGGCTGGACACAATCAGAAGCCAGCCTTACCCAGCAGAACACAGCCTTTCTTTTGACACCAGAAGTTTCCACCCAGGTTATTATTAACCACTGAGGTGATATGGCCATGGGTTTTCTCAGCCTGCTGTCAATGATAAGCAGCTCCTAAGTACCAGTTAGGCCACAGCCACCAGCaaatgggaaggaggaggaaagagtgGGATCCCAAAACACCCTGACCAGACATTGTCCAGCTGTTGGTGCTCACCACCAACTTAGTGTGGGCAAAGCTGTGGAGGTGACAGAAGCTGTAGACACAGTCATCTGCAGTCCTTTTCCACAAAAAGCCTGAAGCTGTGGGTGTCCCTATAGCTTAGACAGCCAAGGAAACCCAAAAGCAGGTAGAGGGCAAAGCCACAACTGTTCCTTGGCATTTTTCCCAAGCCACCAGATCATTTATTGGTGATGTACTGGGATCAACACAATGTTTGGCTTCTGTACGGCCCTGGGAGGAATCACAGCACTGGGAAATTTTTGGAGTGAATCTGatcccacacagctctgccatggcCAGAGCAAGCATGTGGCCAGTCCCTGGGGCCAGGAAGCCACCTGCTGCCACATCCCCATGTGAGCAATGCTCAAAAGATGCAAGACAAAGAATAATAATTGGCTGGAGATCTCACAGCATGTGTTTTTCTTGATGAAAACCCTCTGGGAAGCATGCTGGAGTCTGCCTAGGGTGGGATAAGCTTCTCTCCACCTGCCACAGTGTGAGCATAGGGTGGGTTCTTACAGCACCGTCCCTGTTGCTTTGCgctgcagcagcaccccaaaGGGGTCCCAGGAGAAGTTCAGACTGTAGATGGGGTTT
Proteins encoded in this region:
- the LOC107211160 gene encoding lysosomal alpha-glucosidase-like isoform X3; translation: MKSYQKLTTTQPAACRVEEEGAAAVPSNHGKLAPWWVGSGLLVASVLLSTITVWVLRQVSGGWLGPTAPPKCLLVPESHRFDCYPERRVVVTQELCESRGCCFIQSPPQAQGKQGVPWCFYPPDFPSYTLESLNQTALGMVGLLVRREKAYYPRDIEKLRLDVEFETDTRLHIKITDAANPRYEVPFDVPRVMKRAENPIYSLNFSWDPFGVLLQRKATGTVLLNTTVAPLIFADQFLQISTSLPSKFLYGLGEHRGSLVHSVEWNTLTLWARDVSPTESFNLYGAHPFYLLMEEGGNAHGVFLLNSNAMEVALQPAPGLTWRTIGGVLDFYIFLGPDPSMVIQQYQQVIGFPAMPPIWALGFHLCRWGYGSSNETWQTVRAMRNYQIPQDAQWNDIDYMDGYRDFTLDSQKFSSLPSLVEDLHKHGQHYVMILDPGISSTSPHGSYWPYDEGLRRGLFLNTTQGQPLIGQVWPGFTAFPDFSNPDTHQWWLENLQHFYAHVPFDGLWIDMNEPSNFMDGSEHGCPPGEFDSPPYTPAVLGDSLSAKTVCASAKQKVSVHYNLHNLYGLMEAKVTASALIKIRGKRPFVISRSTFPSQGRYSGHWLGDNRSQWKDMYYSIPGLLSFSLFGIPLVGADICGFSGSTSEELCTRWMQLGAFYPFARNHNQNKKAQDPTAFSPAARTAMKDVLLTRYSLLPFLYTLFHRAHLQGDTVARPLFFEFPWDVATWELDRQFLWGRSLLVTPVLEPGVDSVTGYVPQGTWYDFYTGSSVNSSGEMLKMSAPLEHLNLHIREGSILPTQWSWSYRIHVFEPQKPGTTTEVTRGNPLRLIVALSSHATAWGDLFWDDGESLDTFEKGNYSYVVFNVTQNIFTSTILHASTEATKVTIDMLSIFGVQKPPSKVLLNGQEKTFSYLDNQVLTVSDLGMSLSQGFSLQWL
- the LOC107211160 gene encoding lysosomal alpha-glucosidase-like isoform X1, which translates into the protein MEPFSEPLHGAGTRTMKSYQKLTTTQPAACRVEEEGAAAVPSNHGKLAPWWVGSGLLVASVLLSTITVWVLRQVSGGWLGPTAPPKCLLVPESHRFDCYPERRVVVTQELCESRGCCFIQSPPQAQGKQGVPWCFYPPDFPSYTLESLNQTALGMVGLLVRREKAYYPRDIEKLRLDVEFETDTRLHIKITDAANPRYEVPFDVPRVMKRAENPIYSLNFSWDPFGVLLQRKATGTVLLNTTVAPLIFADQFLQISTSLPSKFLYGLGEHRGSLVHSVEWNTLTLWARDVSPTESFNLYGAHPFYLLMEEGGNAHGVFLLNSNAMEVALQPAPGLTWRTIGGVLDFYIFLGPDPSMVIQQYQQVIGFPAMPPIWALGFHLCRWGYGSSNETWQTVRAMRNYQIPQDAQWNDIDYMDGYRDFTLDSQKFSSLPSLVEDLHKHGQHYVMILDPGISSTSPHGSYWPYDEGLRRGLFLNTTQGQPLIGQVWPGFTAFPDFSNPDTHQWWLENLQHFYAHVPFDGLWIDMNEPSNFMDGSEHGCPPGEFDSPPYTPAVLGDSLSAKTVCASAKQKVSVHYNLHNLYGLMEAKVTASALIKIRGKRPFVISRSTFPSQGRYSGHWLGDNRSQWKDMYYSIPGLLSFSLFGIPLVGADICGFSGSTSEELCTRWMQLGAFYPFARNHNQNKKAQDPTAFSPAARTAMKDVLLTRYSLLPFLYTLFHRAHLQGDTVARPLFFEFPWDVATWELDRQFLWGRSLLVTPVLEPGVDSVTGYVPQGTWYDFYTGSSVNSSGEMLKMSAPLEHLNLHIREGSILPTQWSWSYRIHVFEPQKPGTTTEVTRGNPLRLIVALSSHATAWGDLFWDDGESLDTFEKGNYSYVVFNVTQNIFTSTILHASTEATKVTIDMLSIFGVQKPPSKVLLNGQEKTFSYLDNQVLTVSDLGMSLSQGFSLQWL
- the LOC107211160 gene encoding lysosomal alpha-glucosidase-like isoform X2, whose translation is MEPFSEPLHGAGTRTMKSYQKLTTTQPAACRVEEEGAAAVPSNHGKLAPWWVGSGLLVASVLLSTITVWVLRQVSGGWLGPTAPPKCLLVPESHRFDCYPERRVVVTQELCESRGCCFIQSPPQAQGKQGVPWCFYPPDFPSYTLESLNQTALGMVGLLVRREKAYYPRDIEKLRLDVEFETDTRLHIKITDAANPRYEVPFDVPRVMKRAENPIYSLNFSWDPFGVLLQRKATGTVLLNTTVAPLIFADQFLQISTSLPSKFLYGLGEHRGSLVHSVEWNTLTLWARDVSPTESFNLYGAHPFYLLMEEGGNAHGVFLLNSNAMEVALQPAPGLTWRTIGGVLDFYIFLGPDPSMVIQQYQQVIGFPAMPPIWALGFHLCRWGYGSSNETWQTVRAMRNYQIPQDAQWNDIDYMDGYRDFTLDSQKFSSLPSLVEDLHKHGQHYVMILDPGISSTSPHGSYWPYDEGLRRGLFLNTTQGQPLIGQVWPGFTAFPDFSNPDTHQWWLENLQHFYAHVPFDGLWIDMNEPSNFMDGSEHGCPPGEFDSPPYTPAVLGDSLSAKTVCASAKQKVSVHYNLHNLYGLMEAKVTASALIKIRGKRPFVISRSTFPSQGRYSGHWLGDNRSQWKDMYYSIPGLLSFSLFGIPLVGADICGFSGSTSEELCTRWMQLGAFYPFARNHNQNKKAQDPTAFSPAARTAMKDVLLTRYSLLPFLYTLFHRAHLQGDTVARPLFFEFPWDVATWELDRQFLWGRSLLVTPVLEPGVDSVTGYVPQGTWYDFYTGSSVNSSGEMLKMSAPLEHLNLHIREGSILPTQKPGTTTEVTRGNPLRLIVALSSHATAWGDLFWDDGESLDTFEKGNYSYVVFNVTQNIFTSTILHASTEATKVTIDMLSIFGVQKPPSKVLLNGQEKTFSYLDNQVLTVSDLGMSLSQGFSLQWL